A single window of Brevundimonas vitisensis DNA harbors:
- a CDS encoding HAD-IA family hydrolase — translation MTNPLAVFDIDGTLVDSRASIFRAATEAARDLGLPEPEYDRVRRIVGLSLHHALHTLEPTLTDAELADFVAAFQASFRRMHEEAFQEPLYPGVMDTLRRLHRDGWRLALATGQNRRGVARNLAREGWAELFVSSHCAEDGPGKPDPAMLRAAMTACGATPAGTVMIGDTSHDILMALNAGAHPLGVAWGFHTIEEQQAAGARHVALDTPDLEAALDRFASAA, via the coding sequence ATGACCAACCCCCTGGCCGTCTTCGACATCGACGGCACCCTGGTCGACAGCCGGGCGTCCATCTTTCGCGCCGCGACGGAGGCGGCCCGTGACCTGGGCCTGCCTGAGCCGGAGTATGACCGGGTGCGCCGGATCGTCGGCCTGTCGCTACATCACGCCCTGCATACGCTGGAGCCCACGCTGACGGATGCCGAACTGGCGGACTTCGTCGCCGCCTTCCAGGCCAGTTTCCGCCGGATGCATGAAGAGGCGTTTCAGGAGCCCCTTTATCCCGGGGTGATGGACACTCTGCGCCGCCTGCACCGCGACGGATGGCGGCTGGCCCTGGCCACGGGGCAGAACCGGCGCGGCGTGGCCCGCAATCTGGCGCGCGAGGGCTGGGCCGAGCTGTTCGTCTCGTCCCACTGTGCCGAGGACGGGCCGGGCAAGCCCGACCCCGCCATGCTGAGAGCCGCCATGACGGCCTGCGGGGCGACGCCAGCCGGTACCGTCATGATTGGCGATACCAGCCACGACATCCTGATGGCCCTGAACGCCGGAGCCCATCCGCTGGGTGTCGCCTGGGGCTTTCACACCATTGAGGAACAACAGGCCGCCGGGGCCCGCCATGTCGCCTTGGACACCCCCGACCTGGAGGCCGCGCTGGATCGTTTCGCCAGCGCGGCCTGA
- a CDS encoding sulfotransferase family 2 domain-containing protein: MLLSIAHKFVFVRAVKVGGTSVEIGLSAICGPDDILPPMVALEERRRQALGVRSRNYGASPLLEAAYDTLVRETPDENLHRVPQPSSRFTAHTKLSEVIEHYPGSLDGFTAVCLARSPYARVLSALNMRDNYTDYTRGADMRTDPKTWAQAFDKELESGWLKKMFSPDVYGDPSGRMDRFVIHYEQLQDEFDAFLARLGVPDRIVLPHAKEGMMSNRFDPRDVLRPDQIATINAMFSDDFEAFGYARL; this comes from the coding sequence TTGCTGCTGTCCATCGCCCACAAATTCGTCTTCGTCCGCGCCGTGAAGGTGGGCGGCACCAGTGTCGAGATCGGCCTATCCGCCATCTGCGGGCCCGACGACATCCTACCCCCCATGGTGGCCCTGGAGGAACGCCGCCGACAGGCCCTGGGCGTGCGCAGCCGCAACTATGGGGCCTCTCCCCTGCTGGAAGCCGCCTATGACACCCTGGTGCGCGAAACGCCGGACGAGAACCTGCACCGCGTGCCCCAGCCGTCCAGCCGATTTACCGCCCACACCAAGCTGTCAGAGGTGATCGAACACTATCCCGGTTCGCTGGATGGGTTCACGGCCGTCTGCCTGGCCCGCTCCCCCTATGCGCGGGTGCTGTCGGCCCTGAACATGCGCGACAACTACACGGACTATACCCGCGGCGCAGACATGCGGACCGATCCTAAGACCTGGGCCCAGGCGTTTGATAAGGAACTCGAATCTGGCTGGCTGAAGAAGATGTTCTCGCCCGACGTCTATGGCGATCCGAGCGGGCGGATGGACCGCTTCGTCATCCACTACGAACAGCTTCAGGACGAGTTCGACGCCTTCCTCGCGCGGCTGGGCGTGCCCGACCGCATCGTCCTGCCCCATGCCAAGGAGGGGATGATGTCCAATCGGTTCGACCCGCGCGACGTCCTGCGCCCCGATCAGATCGCCACCATCAACGCCATGTTCTCAGACGACTTCGAGGCCTTCGGCTACGCTCGTCTTTGA
- a CDS encoding RluA family pseudouridine synthase gives MREPPVLTEQEIADVRAWVIHEDEHVLAFNKPAGLSSQGGRIQAHTLDDLLWAFARSNGKRPDLVHRLDRDTSGVILAARTKPAAGFLGKAIEARRFQKTYVALVSAAPDPASGVIEAPLLRQEIGRESYMRVAPPGTPGSQTAQSRYRTLAHSVDGALVELSPVTGRMHQLRVHMAHIGRPLAGDVRYGGALTFAGMAAPRLMLHAARLKFPHPSGGYLTLEAPPPEDFGLLARAAVL, from the coding sequence GTGAGAGAGCCCCCTGTCCTGACCGAGCAAGAGATCGCCGACGTTCGCGCCTGGGTGATCCACGAGGACGAACACGTCCTGGCCTTCAACAAGCCGGCGGGCCTGTCCAGCCAGGGAGGGCGCATCCAGGCCCATACGCTGGACGATCTGCTGTGGGCCTTTGCCCGGTCGAATGGCAAGCGCCCGGACCTGGTGCACCGGCTGGACCGCGATACCTCGGGCGTCATCCTGGCGGCTCGGACAAAGCCTGCGGCCGGGTTCCTGGGCAAGGCGATCGAGGCGCGCAGGTTTCAGAAGACCTATGTGGCCCTGGTCTCTGCCGCCCCCGACCCGGCGTCGGGCGTGATCGAGGCCCCCCTGCTGCGCCAGGAGATCGGCCGCGAAAGCTATATGCGGGTGGCCCCGCCCGGCACGCCCGGCTCACAGACGGCGCAGAGCCGCTATCGCACCCTGGCGCACAGCGTGGATGGGGCGCTGGTGGAACTGTCGCCGGTGACCGGCCGGATGCATCAGCTGCGCGTACACATGGCCCATATCGGCCGACCGCTGGCGGGGGACGTCCGCTATGGCGGGGCGCTGACGTTTGCCGGAATGGCGGCACCGCGCCTGATGCTGCACGCGGCCCGGCTGAAGTTTCCGCATCCTTCGGGCGGTTATCTGACGCTTGAGGCCCCGCCGCCGGAGGATTTCGGACTGCTGGCGCGCGCGGCAGTGCTCTGA
- a CDS encoding TonB-dependent receptor: MTLRQKSSGRKPIGRAALATSTAMIVCALLAPTAQAQDGTDSDAQDPRSRLVYDAPEIIVTARRRAENVQDVPISLTVVNGEALERTNTNNVGQLTQLAPSVQLLSSNPRNTAITIRGLGASYGLANDGLEQGVGVYVDQVYNARPATATLDFVDLDRIEILRGPQGTLFGKNTTAGALNITTRSASFTPEATIEGTVGDYGLDQFKLSVSGPLIGDLVAGRLSVVSTDRDGFIRNTTTGQLQNDAKSISLRGQLLIEPTPALTMRLYADYSRQETECCTQVYVRVAPTLRPAAQQYPSLAAGRGYAPPSLNPYDRLADVDADIQADQTHLGFSAITDYDFGPVTLTSITAYREWEWDPANDRDYVALDIVRQSANPSEQDQFSQEFRLASNGDSAVSWVGGLYYFNQTVATTGVTEYGSDATYWLLGGGLPDALLDGYKVFNTSSITTDSYAVFGQLTWEVTDRLRITPGLRYTVEDKSGSYLATVEGGLANPTPAQQTRRLGIARPQFYEAETSDDSLSGQVAVSYDVTEDVLAYVSYARGNKSGGINMAGIPTLPDGSPALNSAVVRPEDVTTYEVGLKTQAFDRRLTANLALYRTEIEDFQANVVDAGPGALRGYLASVEKVEIQGAELDLAFQPIDAFSAYANIAYTDGKYASFTNGPCPLERVGTSTAACDLSGEQFPGVSPWAVSTGGEYRLPFDGLGQFGELYLGADASYRSTYNSDATVSDYTEIKGYALVNLRAGFRSDDNWEAYVFVKNAFGEDYLQFVSVQTGNSGLVIGNPGDPRTIGVTIRARY, encoded by the coding sequence ATGACACTCAGACAGAAATCCTCGGGACGAAAACCCATCGGTCGCGCAGCGCTGGCGACCTCGACGGCGATGATCGTCTGCGCCCTACTCGCCCCCACGGCTCAAGCCCAGGACGGCACCGACTCCGATGCTCAGGATCCCCGCTCGCGTCTGGTCTATGACGCACCCGAGATCATCGTCACCGCGCGCCGCCGTGCCGAGAACGTTCAGGACGTGCCGATCAGCCTGACCGTGGTCAATGGCGAGGCGCTGGAACGGACCAATACCAACAACGTCGGCCAGCTGACCCAGCTTGCCCCCAGCGTGCAGCTTCTCTCCTCCAATCCGCGCAATACGGCCATCACCATCCGGGGCCTGGGGGCCAGCTACGGCCTCGCGAACGATGGGCTGGAACAGGGCGTCGGTGTCTATGTCGACCAAGTCTATAACGCCCGCCCGGCGACGGCGACGCTGGACTTCGTCGACCTGGACCGGATCGAAATTCTGCGCGGCCCGCAAGGTACCCTGTTCGGCAAGAACACCACCGCCGGGGCGCTGAACATCACCACCCGCAGCGCCTCCTTCACGCCCGAGGCGACGATCGAGGGCACGGTCGGCGACTATGGCCTGGACCAGTTCAAGCTGAGCGTATCCGGCCCGCTGATCGGCGATCTTGTGGCCGGGCGGCTGTCGGTCGTCTCGACCGATCGGGACGGCTTCATCAGAAACACGACCACCGGCCAGCTCCAGAACGACGCCAAGAGCATCAGCCTGCGGGGCCAGTTGCTGATCGAGCCCACACCCGCTCTGACGATGCGACTCTATGCGGACTACAGCCGCCAGGAGACCGAGTGCTGCACCCAGGTCTATGTCCGGGTCGCGCCGACTCTTAGGCCTGCCGCCCAGCAGTATCCAAGCCTGGCGGCCGGTCGCGGCTATGCCCCGCCCAGCCTCAACCCCTATGACCGCCTGGCCGATGTCGATGCCGACATCCAGGCCGATCAGACCCACCTCGGTTTCTCGGCCATCACGGACTACGATTTCGGGCCGGTCACCCTGACCTCGATCACCGCCTATCGCGAGTGGGAATGGGACCCGGCCAACGACCGTGACTACGTTGCTCTGGACATCGTTCGTCAGTCGGCCAACCCGTCGGAACAGGACCAATTCAGCCAGGAGTTCCGCCTGGCCTCCAACGGCGACAGCGCCGTCAGCTGGGTCGGGGGCCTGTATTACTTCAACCAGACCGTGGCCACGACCGGGGTCACCGAGTACGGCTCGGACGCGACCTACTGGCTGCTGGGCGGCGGCCTGCCCGATGCCCTGCTGGACGGCTACAAGGTCTTCAACACCTCCAGCATCACGACCGACAGCTATGCCGTCTTCGGCCAGTTGACCTGGGAGGTCACCGACCGCCTGCGGATCACGCCAGGCCTGCGCTATACGGTCGAGGACAAGTCGGGCAGCTATCTGGCCACGGTCGAGGGCGGCCTGGCCAATCCGACACCGGCCCAGCAGACCCGCCGCCTGGGCATCGCCCGGCCGCAGTTCTATGAGGCGGAAACCTCCGACGACAGCCTGTCGGGCCAGGTGGCCGTGTCCTATGACGTGACCGAGGATGTGCTGGCCTATGTCAGCTATGCGCGAGGCAACAAGTCGGGTGGCATCAATATGGCGGGCATCCCGACCCTGCCCGATGGCAGCCCGGCCCTGAACAGCGCCGTAGTCCGACCCGAGGATGTCACTACCTATGAGGTAGGCTTGAAGACCCAGGCCTTCGACCGGCGCCTGACCGCCAACCTGGCGCTCTATCGGACCGAGATCGAGGACTTCCAGGCCAATGTCGTGGACGCCGGACCGGGGGCCCTGCGCGGCTATCTGGCCAGTGTCGAAAAGGTCGAGATCCAGGGCGCCGAACTGGACCTGGCCTTCCAGCCGATCGATGCCTTCAGCGCCTATGCCAACATTGCCTATACCGACGGCAAATATGCGTCCTTCACCAATGGCCCCTGCCCGCTGGAGCGCGTCGGCACATCGACCGCAGCCTGCGATCTCAGCGGTGAACAGTTCCCCGGCGTGTCCCCCTGGGCCGTGTCCACGGGTGGAGAATACCGCCTGCCCTTCGACGGCCTGGGTCAGTTCGGCGAACTCTATCTGGGGGCCGACGCCAGCTATCGCTCGACCTACAACTCGGACGCCACGGTGTCGGACTATACCGAGATCAAGGGCTATGCCCTGGTCAATCTGCGGGCCGGCTTCCGCTCGGACGACAACTGGGAAGCCTATGTCTTCGTCAAGAATGCCTTCGGCGAGGATTATCTGCAGTTCGTCAGCGTCCAGACTGGCAACTCCGGCCTGGTGATCGGCAACCCCGGCGATCCGCGCACGATCGGGGTCACGATCAGGGCGCGCTACTGA
- a CDS encoding RluA family pseudouridine synthase: MSREVQTLIVDAAEDGIRLDRWFKRRWPHVSHIQVQKLARSGQIRVDGARIKPEGRLTAGAVVRVPPLPEDAPRQPGDPHQLSERDIAFAKSLVLYEDDLVIALNKPHGLAVQGGTKTTKHVDRLLSAWGEGLDRPRLVHRLDRDTSGVLLLGKGPEAAKRLAGAFARRQAKKTYWAIVMGLPKPGSGQIDVPLKKSGINDYEIMRPADRKEAGAEPAETAFTVISHAGQRASWMALRPFTGRTHQLRAHMKAIGHPILGDPKYGDEASAQLSGLLKLQLHARRIELDHPSGGTLTVEAPLSPEMKAGFAHFGFEPSEGRDDPFVGVRRQR, from the coding sequence ATGAGCCGTGAAGTCCAGACCCTGATCGTCGACGCCGCCGAAGACGGCATCCGCCTCGACCGCTGGTTCAAGCGGCGCTGGCCCCATGTCTCGCACATTCAGGTCCAGAAACTGGCCCGCAGCGGCCAGATCCGCGTCGACGGGGCCCGTATCAAGCCGGAGGGACGTCTGACCGCCGGGGCCGTGGTGCGCGTACCGCCGCTGCCAGAGGATGCGCCGCGTCAGCCGGGCGATCCGCATCAGCTGTCCGAGCGGGACATCGCCTTTGCCAAGTCCCTGGTCCTTTACGAGGACGACCTGGTGATCGCGCTGAACAAGCCGCACGGCCTGGCGGTGCAGGGCGGGACCAAGACGACCAAACACGTCGATCGGCTGCTGTCGGCCTGGGGCGAGGGGTTGGACCGGCCGCGGCTGGTGCACCGGCTGGACCGCGACACGTCCGGCGTGCTGCTGCTGGGGAAGGGGCCCGAGGCCGCCAAGCGTCTGGCGGGAGCCTTTGCACGGCGTCAGGCCAAAAAGACCTACTGGGCCATCGTCATGGGCCTGCCCAAGCCGGGCAGCGGCCAGATCGACGTGCCGCTGAAGAAGTCCGGCATCAACGACTATGAGATCATGCGGCCGGCCGACCGCAAGGAGGCGGGGGCCGAACCGGCAGAGACCGCCTTTACCGTCATCAGCCATGCGGGCCAGCGCGCGTCGTGGATGGCGCTGCGCCCCTTCACCGGCCGGACGCATCAGCTGCGCGCCCATATGAAGGCGATCGGCCATCCGATCCTGGGCGATCCCAAATACGGCGACGAGGCCTCGGCCCAGCTCAGCGGCCTGCTGAAGCTGCAGTTGCATGCGCGGCGGATCGAGCTGGACCACCCGTCCGGCGGCACCTTGACGGTGGAGGCTCCGCTGAGCCCCGAGATGAAGGCCGGTTTTGCCCATTTCGGCTTCGAGCCGTCCGAGGGCCGCGACGACCCGTTCGTCGGGGTGCGGCGTCAGCGATGA
- the crcB gene encoding fluoride efflux transporter CrcB has translation MTRFLLVALGGALGSMARYAVGQAAVKMAPGVAWPWGTLAVNVVGGLLMGLLTGWLALRGGAGQETVRVFAAVGVLGGFTTFSAFSLEAALMIERGRLGTAAAYVGVSVAASIAALFLGLMLARRVLA, from the coding sequence ATGACACGTTTCCTGCTCGTCGCCCTGGGAGGGGCCCTCGGCTCCATGGCCCGATATGCGGTCGGTCAGGCCGCTGTGAAAATGGCCCCTGGCGTCGCCTGGCCCTGGGGTACGCTGGCGGTCAATGTCGTGGGCGGGCTTCTGATGGGACTGCTGACGGGCTGGCTGGCGCTGCGGGGCGGAGCGGGCCAGGAGACGGTCCGCGTCTTTGCCGCCGTCGGGGTGCTGGGTGGGTTCACCACCTTTTCCGCCTTCTCGCTGGAGGCGGCGCTGATGATCGAGCGGGGGCGGCTGGGAACGGCGGCGGCTTATGTCGGGGTATCTGTGGCGGCGTCGATCGCGGCCCTGTTCCTGGGCCTGATGCTGGCCCGGCGGGTGCTGGCATGA
- a CDS encoding aspartyl/asparaginyl beta-hydroxylase domain-containing protein produces MHRPLPLEPLFDWPVGDILAALPSNDDAVWGVFNTRQAKFEVHNATRSIVFRWLEELMIADPQPVARLTYPAPALSDAVNRAVDAIEGHYGGTAVRALLVELAPGHTIPTHRDHGLLLRDTHRCHLPILTHEGVRFPIDGIDHHLAAGTVYEVDNMRRHSVANAGPGRRVHLIVNVLPSGWTPPSKTSVAEGLEVV; encoded by the coding sequence ATGCATAGACCCCTGCCGCTGGAGCCTTTGTTTGACTGGCCAGTGGGCGATATTCTAGCCGCCTTGCCGTCGAATGATGACGCGGTCTGGGGCGTGTTCAACACGCGCCAGGCCAAGTTTGAAGTCCACAATGCGACCCGGTCGATCGTATTCCGCTGGCTGGAAGAGCTGATGATCGCGGACCCGCAGCCGGTCGCGCGCCTGACCTATCCGGCACCGGCATTGTCCGATGCCGTGAACCGGGCGGTGGATGCGATTGAGGGCCATTATGGCGGCACCGCCGTGCGGGCCCTGCTGGTCGAACTGGCCCCCGGCCACACCATTCCCACGCATCGGGACCATGGCCTGCTGCTGCGTGACACCCATCGCTGTCACCTGCCGATCCTGACCCATGAGGGGGTGCGGTTCCCGATCGACGGCATCGACCATCATCTGGCGGCGGGCACCGTCTATGAGGTGGACAATATGCGACGGCATTCGGTGGCCAATGCGGGGCCGGGGCGCCGGGTGCACCTGATCGTCAACGTCCTGCCGTCCGGATGGACCCCGCCGTCAAAGACGAGCGTAGCCGAAGGCCTCGAAGTCGTCTGA
- a CDS encoding CC0125/CC1285 family lipoprotein produces the protein MIRQAAVAITAALSLSACASLAPYGPQGSPNGQGFAEQRIESNRYRVTYRGVGAPGPVADRALLRAAELTLEQGYDWFEVTQRWTDGRPDSAGGIRPNVSIGAGSSRYGGFSASGVGVGVGLNLSGPSPTSTVLEVVLGRGARPDRPNAYDARGVRDAIRP, from the coding sequence ATGATCCGCCAAGCCGCCGTTGCCATCACCGCCGCCCTGTCCCTGTCCGCCTGTGCCAGCCTGGCTCCCTACGGGCCGCAGGGGTCGCCGAATGGGCAGGGCTTTGCCGAGCAGCGGATCGAATCCAACCGATATCGCGTGACCTATCGAGGCGTTGGGGCACCCGGGCCCGTGGCCGATCGGGCGCTGCTGCGCGCCGCCGAGCTGACGCTGGAACAGGGCTATGACTGGTTCGAGGTCACGCAGCGCTGGACCGATGGCCGGCCGGACAGTGCCGGCGGCATCCGACCGAATGTCTCGATCGGCGCAGGCAGCAGCCGGTACGGCGGGTTTTCCGCTTCGGGTGTCGGTGTGGGCGTGGGCCTGAACCTCAGCGGGCCGTCGCCGACGTCCACAGTGTTGGAAGTCGTTCTGGGGCGAGGCGCCAGGCCGGATCGTCCCAATGCCTATGACGCACGCGGCGTGCGCGACGCCATCCGGCCCTGA
- a CDS encoding replication-associated recombination protein A: MSDLFEASGIHPPGAPLADRLRPATLDEVVGQDHLLGPGGPIRRMIEAGRLGSMILWGPPGTGKTTIARLLAQAAGYQFQQISAVFSGVADLKKAFEAARMRRAAGQSTLLFVDEIHRFNRAQQDGFLPFVEEGVVTLVGATTENPSFELNGALLSRSQVFVLKRLDDAALNQLLIRAEAHEDRTLPLTAEARHALLALADGDGRYLLTMSEVLFDLPADVTLDVQGLAGTLQKRAPAYDKSREEHYNLISALHKSVRGSDPDAALYWLARMLNGGEDPLYLARRIVRMAVEDIGQADPLSLLVANAAKDTYDFLGSPEGELALAQAVVHLATAPKSVGVYEAYKAASKAARETGSLMPPAHIRNAPTKLMKSLGYGKGYQYDPDTPEGFSGANFFPDGMDRRTFYAPKGEGHEAKVKERLERWAAMRAEAMAKGDDA; this comes from the coding sequence ATGTCAGACTTGTTTGAAGCCTCCGGTATCCATCCGCCCGGTGCCCCCCTGGCCGACCGGCTGCGGCCCGCAACCCTGGACGAGGTGGTGGGGCAGGATCACCTGCTGGGGCCGGGCGGGCCGATCCGGCGGATGATCGAAGCGGGGCGGCTGGGGTCCATGATCCTGTGGGGGCCGCCGGGCACGGGAAAGACCACCATCGCCCGTCTGCTGGCCCAGGCGGCGGGGTATCAGTTCCAGCAGATCAGCGCCGTCTTCTCGGGCGTGGCGGACCTGAAGAAGGCGTTCGAGGCGGCGCGGATGCGGCGCGCGGCCGGCCAGTCCACCCTGTTGTTCGTCGACGAAATCCACCGCTTCAACCGCGCGCAACAGGACGGCTTTCTGCCGTTCGTGGAAGAGGGGGTGGTGACCCTGGTCGGGGCCACGACCGAGAACCCATCGTTCGAGCTGAACGGGGCCTTGCTGTCGCGCAGCCAGGTGTTCGTTCTGAAGCGGCTGGACGATGCGGCACTGAATCAACTGTTGATCCGGGCGGAGGCGCACGAGGATCGGACCCTGCCCCTGACGGCGGAAGCGCGTCATGCCCTGCTGGCCCTGGCCGATGGGGACGGGCGTTATCTGCTGACCATGAGCGAGGTGCTGTTCGACCTGCCGGCCGATGTGACGCTGGATGTGCAGGGGCTGGCCGGAACGCTGCAGAAGCGCGCGCCAGCTTACGACAAGAGCAGAGAAGAACACTATAACCTGATATCTGCACTGCATAAATCGGTTCGTGGGTCGGACCCGGACGCGGCTCTTTACTGGCTGGCGCGGATGCTGAACGGGGGCGAGGATCCGCTGTATCTGGCGCGGCGGATCGTGCGGATGGCGGTGGAGGACATCGGTCAGGCGGACCCGCTGTCGCTGCTGGTCGCCAATGCGGCCAAGGATACCTATGACTTCCTGGGATCGCCGGAGGGGGAGCTGGCTTTGGCTCAGGCGGTGGTGCACCTGGCCACCGCGCCCAAGTCGGTCGGCGTCTATGAAGCCTATAAGGCGGCGTCCAAGGCGGCGCGCGAGACCGGTTCGCTGATGCCGCCCGCCCACATCCGCAACGCTCCGACCAAGCTGATGAAGTCGCTGGGCTACGGCAAGGGCTACCAATACGACCCCGATACGCCGGAAGGGTTTTCGGGTGCCAACTTCTTCCCCGACGGGATGGACCGGCGCACCTTCTATGCGCCAAAAGGCGAGGGGCACGAGGCCAAGGTCAAGGAACGGCTGGAACGCTGGGCCGCGATGCGGGCGGAGGCCATGGCCAAGGGAGACGACGCATGA
- a CDS encoding putative 2OG-Fe(II) oxygenase has protein sequence MTAADPVQQARSLAAAGRMPEAVGLLKKVGRLDIALDLRRGEVKQRPASAVAEHNLASILGDMGRAPEAEAAARRALAKGGEAPETWLVLARALLAQDRFDDAEKAYEQALSRRPAYAEAVRDLAQLIWMRTGDAEAALRPFQPALDAAPGAADLRIARATVMEYGGAAPDAVWSALQADGTDAGIELAATQAALGFDPARALDHARAAYALRPDMRTALKLAEVYLVVRQAQAALPLIEAVHVAQPADQSALGLLAVAWRQMDDPRAAALYDYGAMVRGWTIDTPAPWKTLPDYLRDLARSLRKLHRLTTHPLGQSLRHGTQTTASLLASRDPAIRAFFRAIDRPIRAHIAGLGSGDDPLRRRITGDYRLSGAWSVRLGAGGYHAAHVHPEGWLSSACYIDLPDAVDGADRQGWIGFGGPPFASDLPHQHFEKPEPGKLVLFPSYMWHGTIPFQGDQTRLTIAFDVVPA, from the coding sequence ATGACGGCGGCCGATCCGGTGCAGCAGGCCCGGTCCCTGGCCGCAGCCGGCCGGATGCCCGAGGCCGTCGGCCTGCTGAAAAAGGTCGGTCGTCTGGATATCGCGCTGGACCTGCGTCGCGGCGAGGTGAAACAGCGCCCGGCCAGCGCCGTTGCCGAGCACAATCTGGCGTCCATCCTGGGTGACATGGGCCGGGCCCCCGAGGCCGAGGCCGCCGCGCGCAGGGCCCTGGCCAAGGGGGGCGAGGCTCCGGAGACCTGGCTGGTCCTGGCCCGCGCCCTGCTGGCCCAGGATCGCTTTGACGATGCAGAGAAGGCTTATGAACAGGCCTTGTCCCGGCGCCCCGCCTATGCCGAGGCCGTGCGGGATCTGGCCCAGCTGATCTGGATGCGTACCGGCGATGCGGAGGCGGCACTGCGGCCGTTCCAGCCCGCGCTGGACGCCGCGCCGGGGGCAGCCGATCTGCGGATCGCACGGGCCACTGTCATGGAATATGGCGGCGCAGCACCGGACGCCGTCTGGTCTGCGCTGCAGGCCGATGGCACCGATGCGGGGATCGAACTGGCGGCGACACAGGCGGCGCTCGGCTTCGATCCGGCGCGCGCCCTGGACCATGCCCGGGCGGCCTATGCCCTTCGTCCCGATATGCGCACGGCCCTGAAGCTGGCCGAGGTCTATCTCGTCGTCCGACAGGCGCAGGCGGCCCTGCCGCTGATCGAGGCGGTTCATGTTGCCCAACCCGCTGATCAGAGCGCGCTCGGTCTTCTGGCCGTGGCCTGGCGGCAGATGGACGATCCGCGCGCGGCGGCCCTTTATGACTATGGGGCCATGGTTCGGGGCTGGACCATCGACACGCCCGCGCCGTGGAAGACCCTGCCGGACTATCTGCGCGACCTGGCCAGGTCGCTGAGGAAGCTGCATCGGCTGACGACCCATCCGTTGGGGCAGAGCCTGCGTCACGGCACCCAGACGACCGCCAGCCTGCTGGCCAGCCGCGACCCGGCCATCCGGGCCTTTTTTCGTGCCATCGACCGGCCGATCCGGGCCCATATCGCCGGACTTGGATCGGGGGACGATCCGTTGCGCCGCCGGATTACAGGTGATTACCGACTGTCGGGCGCGTGGTCGGTACGGCTCGGTGCGGGAGGCTATCACGCGGCCCATGTCCATCCGGAGGGCTGGCTGTCGTCGGCCTGCTATATCGATCTGCCGGATGCCGTGGATGGAGCCGACCGGCAGGGCTGGATCGGCTTTGGCGGCCCTCCGTTCGCGTCCGACCTGCCGCACCAGCATTTCGAGAAGCCCGAGCCGGGCAAGCTAGTGCTCTTTCCGTCCTATATGTGGCACGGCACGATCCCGTTTCAGGGGGATCAGACCCGGCTCACCATTGCCTTTGACGTGGTGCCTGCATGA